A genomic segment from Desulfonatronum lacustre DSM 10312 encodes:
- the ccmA gene encoding heme ABC exporter ATP-binding protein CcmA, which produces MTQRESALVSLSGVGHFFGQRLIFRQVTLDVAPGEVLLVLGPNGAGKSTLLQIVAGLLTPGSGEVAWNLEHGEIGYLGHGTCVYPFLSASENLLFWARMHGMTPSIPEISAVLDRVELKAAALERAGTFSRGMAQRLSLARVLLLNSRMLLLDEPATGLDTASRAILDREIDQAKARGAAVIWVSHDARRDARLADRVLVLQGKQQAFLGAAADYLEWCGDA; this is translated from the coding sequence ATGACCCAACGTGAATCAGCACTCGTCAGCCTGAGCGGCGTGGGCCATTTTTTCGGCCAACGTCTGATTTTTCGTCAGGTTACCCTGGACGTTGCTCCGGGGGAGGTGTTGCTGGTCCTGGGGCCCAACGGGGCCGGGAAGTCCACGCTGCTGCAGATCGTGGCCGGGCTGCTGACCCCGGGAAGCGGGGAGGTGGCCTGGAATCTGGAACACGGAGAGATCGGCTATCTCGGCCACGGGACCTGCGTGTACCCGTTTCTGAGCGCCTCGGAGAACCTGTTGTTTTGGGCCCGGATGCACGGCATGACGCCATCGATCCCGGAAATCTCCGCGGTCCTGGACCGGGTGGAACTGAAAGCCGCGGCCCTGGAACGGGCCGGCACCTTTTCCCGGGGCATGGCCCAGCGGCTCAGCCTAGCCCGCGTGCTCCTGCTCAACTCCCGGATGCTGCTTCTGGATGAACCGGCCACGGGCCTGGACACGGCTTCCCGGGCCATTCTGGACCGGGAGATCGATCAGGCCAAAGCCCGCGGGGCCGCGGTGATCTGGGTCAGCCACGACGCCCGCCGGGATGCCCGCCTGGCGGACCGGGTGCTGGTGCTGCAAGGCAAGCAACAGGCCTTTCTGGGGGCTGCCGCCGACTATCTGGAATGGTGCGGCGATGCTTAG
- a CDS encoding heme exporter protein CcmB, with protein sequence MLRLPRFLVLARKDLRLMLGLGLGLAQTVLLGLLIIFVFSLSLPVGETMTGQAAAAIFWLASVFGLVLLFNALYHLEEANGVRLGLLLAPISPGTVFLGKALAGAALLFLAQIFFLLGLVVFLGQSLYGQWASALGLVLAVDLGLVVLGSLLGALSQGQAARESLLSVILFPLLVPLLLGGVKLGGGLLSGVGFQDESQWLTLILAFDALFAAVALILFPLVFREG encoded by the coding sequence ATGCTTAGATTGCCCAGGTTCCTGGTTCTGGCGCGTAAGGATCTGCGCCTGATGCTCGGACTGGGTCTGGGGCTGGCCCAGACGGTCCTGCTGGGGCTGCTGATCATCTTTGTCTTCAGCCTTTCCCTGCCCGTGGGCGAGACCATGACCGGACAGGCCGCGGCGGCCATCTTCTGGCTGGCCTCGGTCTTCGGCCTGGTTTTGCTGTTCAACGCCCTGTATCACCTGGAGGAGGCCAACGGCGTCCGTCTGGGGCTGCTCCTGGCGCCCATCAGTCCGGGGACCGTTTTCCTGGGCAAGGCCCTGGCCGGGGCCGCGCTGCTGTTTCTGGCCCAGATTTTTTTCCTGCTCGGGCTGGTGGTTTTTCTCGGCCAATCCCTGTATGGACAGTGGGCGTCGGCCCTGGGCTTGGTCCTGGCCGTGGACCTGGGCCTGGTCGTCCTGGGCTCCCTGCTGGGCGCGCTCAGTCAGGGTCAGGCGGCCAGGGAATCCCTGCTCAGCGTGATCCTCTTTCCGTTGCTGGTGCCCCTGCTGCTGGGCGGCGTCAAACTGGGCGGAGGGCTGCTGTCCGGGGTCGGATTCCAGGACGAATCCCAATGGTTGACGCTGATCCTGGCCTTCGACGCCCTGTTCGCCGCGGTGGCGTTGATTCTGTTTCCCCTGGTCTTCCGGGAGGGATGA
- a CDS encoding heme lyase CcmF/NrfE family subunit yields MHIIPYYSLLAALLLSLLAAAACVHQAWEGRSKVLPWVENAQIVICTLVTISSFFLLWAFYVKDFSLLYVSRYSDLTLPLFYRLTAFWAGQAGSMLFWAWLVVICGTIILFTKRYRLLGGQTRVFFWIFFLGIQAFFMYLLTGHQNPFMEISPAPLDGQGLNPLLQHPGMIIHPPTLFIGYAGFTIPACLALACWITGEKQSWIQIAHNWTLTAWIFLSGGIIIGGWWAYLELGWGGYWAWDPVENASLIPWLSATAFLHTAIVGQGRKALGKTNVLLMVLTLVLCFMATYLVRSGVIDSLHAFGDGGVGNPLMLFMMFSMVVTALVLFFGPARDDRPLSGLASRQGLLVVTAWVFLTLGLVVLMGTFWPVISKLWTENPMGLDAGFYNRVCLPLFAVIGAILVICPWIQWKEGVRHGKWLAVLAGIWLALGVLLWINGIRMPLALVGASAGLAMVVSIVMLFILDPSLRRRRTAWGAYGVHLGVALMFLGVAISGPYKVEAEAVLAPGESMTIQDYTITYVGMETWSTPAMMVFASRLEVSRDGKVIGELAPQRRSYRTWDRPHAKIDTRFSLGVELYATLLGFTEDEIISLKMSTQPLVNWIWIGCVILCLVGFVALRTSKGKVRETEAGADASIA; encoded by the coding sequence ATGCACATTATTCCGTATTACAGTCTTCTGGCCGCCTTGTTGCTCTCGTTGCTGGCTGCCGCGGCCTGCGTCCATCAAGCCTGGGAGGGCCGGTCCAAGGTGCTGCCCTGGGTGGAGAACGCCCAGATCGTGATCTGCACCTTGGTGACCATCAGCTCGTTTTTTCTGCTCTGGGCGTTTTACGTCAAGGATTTCTCCCTGCTCTACGTCAGTCGCTACTCCGATCTGACCCTGCCGCTGTTCTACCGGCTGACCGCCTTCTGGGCCGGGCAAGCCGGGTCGATGTTGTTCTGGGCGTGGCTGGTGGTGATTTGCGGGACGATCATTCTGTTCACCAAGCGATACCGACTGCTCGGCGGGCAGACGCGGGTCTTTTTCTGGATTTTCTTTTTGGGAATCCAGGCCTTCTTCATGTACCTGCTCACCGGACATCAGAATCCCTTCATGGAAATCTCCCCCGCGCCGTTGGACGGCCAGGGGTTGAATCCGCTGCTTCAGCACCCGGGGATGATCATCCATCCGCCGACCCTGTTCATCGGCTATGCCGGGTTCACCATCCCGGCCTGTCTGGCTTTGGCCTGCTGGATCACCGGAGAGAAGCAGTCCTGGATCCAGATCGCTCACAACTGGACCCTGACCGCGTGGATTTTTCTTTCCGGCGGGATCATCATCGGCGGATGGTGGGCCTACCTGGAGTTGGGATGGGGCGGTTACTGGGCCTGGGACCCGGTTGAAAACGCCTCCTTGATTCCTTGGCTCAGCGCCACGGCCTTTCTGCATACGGCCATCGTCGGCCAGGGCCGCAAGGCCCTGGGCAAAACCAACGTGCTGCTGATGGTTCTGACCCTGGTGCTGTGCTTCATGGCCACCTACCTGGTGCGCAGCGGGGTGATCGACTCCCTGCACGCCTTTGGCGACGGCGGGGTCGGCAATCCGTTGATGCTGTTCATGATGTTCAGCATGGTGGTCACGGCTCTGGTCCTGTTTTTCGGCCCGGCCCGGGATGATCGGCCCTTGAGCGGACTGGCCAGTCGGCAAGGCTTGCTGGTGGTCACGGCCTGGGTCTTTCTGACCTTGGGCCTGGTGGTTCTGATGGGCACCTTCTGGCCGGTGATCAGCAAACTCTGGACCGAGAACCCCATGGGCCTGGACGCCGGATTCTACAACCGGGTCTGTTTGCCGCTCTTTGCGGTGATCGGCGCGATCCTGGTGATTTGCCCCTGGATTCAGTGGAAGGAAGGCGTGCGCCACGGCAAATGGCTCGCGGTGCTGGCCGGAATCTGGCTGGCCTTGGGCGTGCTGCTCTGGATCAACGGGATTCGCATGCCTCTGGCCCTGGTCGGCGCCAGCGCGGGATTGGCCATGGTGGTCAGCATCGTCATGCTGTTCATCCTGGACCCGTCCTTGCGGCGGCGGCGCACGGCCTGGGGGGCTTACGGGGTGCATCTGGGCGTGGCCCTGATGTTTCTGGGCGTGGCCATTTCCGGCCCGTACAAGGTCGAGGCCGAGGCCGTGCTCGCTCCCGGGGAATCCATGACCATCCAGGACTATACCATCACCTATGTGGGCATGGAAACCTGGAGCACCCCGGCCATGATGGTCTTCGCCTCCCGGCTGGAGGTTTCCCGTGACGGCAAGGTCATCGGCGAACTGGCCCCGCAGCGACGTTCCTACCGGACCTGGGATCGGCCCCATGCCAAAATCGACACGCGCTTCAGCCTGGGCGTGGAACTGTATGCCACGCTGCTGGGCTTTACCGAGGACGAGATCATCAGCCTGAAAATGAGCACCCAGCCTTTGGTGAACTGGATCTGGATCGGTTGCGTCATTCTGTGTCTGGTGGGGTTTGTCGCGTTGCGCACTTCCAAGGGGAAGGTTCGGGAAACCGAAGCCGGAGCGGATGCTTCCATCGCCTGA
- a CDS encoding type IV toxin-antitoxin system AbiEi family antitoxin domain-containing protein produces MQNDLVDLPDALWLQGHFAGYANPKAAIARLTRQGVLHRLKRGLYIKAQHANDPDLIGKAANRLYGPSYVSFVYALRRHGLIPEHVTHVTSATFGKRRKKRYDTPIGSFFYQDIPAIAYPRGLLFAEQRGERYLVASPEKAVCDELYRVPGVRSIQGIQDLLFDDLRLDRDQFMRLDRHALISFSELYSSTTLDTFAKFLDKNHDD; encoded by the coding sequence ATGCAGAACGACTTGGTCGATCTTCCGGATGCCTTGTGGCTTCAGGGCCATTTCGCCGGATACGCCAACCCCAAGGCGGCCATTGCCCGCCTCACCCGTCAGGGTGTTTTACATCGTCTGAAAAGGGGGCTGTACATCAAGGCCCAACATGCAAACGATCCTGACCTGATTGGCAAGGCCGCCAATCGCCTCTACGGCCCCTCGTACGTGTCTTTCGTCTACGCGCTCAGGAGGCACGGCCTCATCCCCGAACACGTCACGCACGTCACATCAGCGACCTTCGGCAAGAGAAGGAAGAAACGATACGACACCCCGATAGGCTCTTTTTTTTACCAAGACATCCCCGCAATCGCCTATCCCCGCGGGTTACTTTTCGCCGAACAGAGGGGGGAAAGATATCTGGTGGCCTCCCCGGAAAAAGCCGTCTGCGACGAACTCTACCGGGTCCCCGGCGTCCGTTCCATCCAGGGGATACAGGATCTGCTTTTCGACGATCTACGTTTGGACCGGGATCAGTTCATGCGGCTGGACCGGCATGCCCTGATCTCGTTTTCTGAGCTTTATTCCTCAACGACCCTGGACACCTTTGCAAAATTCTTGGATAAAAACCATGATGACTGA
- the ccsA gene encoding cytochrome c biogenesis protein CcsA: MKNSALLSTLAVAAALALVAAHLAIWLHAPVEATMGLVQKIFYLHLPLAWWALLSFFLVFVGSVGVLVRKTPVWDALAGSAAELGVLFSGLALITGSLWARPIWNVWWTWDPRLTTALIMWFVYMGYLVLRTSPIPEVKRRTLCAVLGIVAFVDIPLVFFSTRLWRSIHPSVMSSSGGGMEPEMWQAMGVSLAAVGLLWLVLVVLRVRQILAQDRLDGLWAARL, translated from the coding sequence ATGAAGAATTCCGCCTTGCTTTCGACCCTGGCCGTGGCGGCCGCGCTGGCCCTGGTGGCCGCGCATCTGGCCATCTGGCTGCATGCCCCGGTGGAGGCGACCATGGGGCTGGTGCAGAAGATTTTCTATCTCCATTTGCCCCTGGCCTGGTGGGCCCTGCTCAGCTTTTTCCTGGTCTTCGTGGGCAGCGTGGGCGTGCTGGTGCGCAAAACTCCGGTCTGGGACGCCCTGGCCGGTTCGGCCGCGGAACTGGGCGTCCTGTTCAGCGGTCTGGCCCTGATCACCGGCTCCCTGTGGGCCAGGCCCATCTGGAACGTCTGGTGGACCTGGGACCCCCGACTGACCACGGCCCTGATCATGTGGTTCGTGTACATGGGTTATTTGGTGCTGCGCACCTCCCCGATCCCCGAGGTCAAACGTCGGACCCTCTGCGCGGTGCTGGGCATCGTGGCCTTCGTGGACATCCCGCTGGTCTTTTTCTCCACCAGGTTGTGGCGCAGCATTCATCCGTCCGTAATGTCCTCTTCCGGGGGGGGCATGGAACCCGAAATGTGGCAGGCCATGGGAGTTTCCCTGGCGGCTGTGGGCCTGCTTTGGCTTGTCTTGGTCGTTCTGCGCGTCAGGCAGATCCTGGCTCAGGATCGGTTGGACGGGCTTTGGGCCGCCCGGCTTTAA
- a CDS encoding ParE family toxin-like protein — translation MNSSTTPDFWSAYRELPSDVRRRAKKAYRLWLKNPRHPSLRFKKAGQLWSIRIGSEYRALALHQNAVYYWFWIGRHDAYEQLIADSFFHK, via the coding sequence ATGAATTCCTCGACAACGCCTGATTTCTGGAGCGCGTATCGCGAACTGCCCTCTGATGTGCGACGCAGGGCTAAAAAAGCATATCGCCTCTGGTTGAAAAATCCACGCCATCCTTCTCTGCGGTTCAAGAAGGCTGGTCAACTCTGGTCGATACGTATCGGTTCAGAATACCGTGCCTTGGCTCTCCACCAAAATGCAGTCTATTATTGGTTTTGGATCGGAAGGCATGATGCCTATGAGCAGTTGATTGCGGATTCGTTTTTCCACAAGTAA
- the vapB gene encoding type II toxin-antitoxin system VapB family antitoxin, producing MEQPTVFKSNRSQAVRLPKAVTLPEDVKRVDVVAVGRSRIIAPAGEAWDSWFDGPGVTADFMNEREQPAVQDRERF from the coding sequence ATGGAACAACCCACTGTATTCAAAAGCAACCGATCCCAGGCGGTCCGACTTCCCAAGGCCGTGACCCTGCCGGAAGACGTGAAGCGCGTTGATGTTGTGGCAGTAGGGCGAAGCCGGATCATCGCCCCCGCCGGGGAGGCGTGGGATAGCTGGTTTGATGGCCCCGGCGTGACCGCGGACTTCATGAACGAGCGTGAGCAGCCGGCCGTGCAGGACCGAGAGAGGTTTTGA
- a CDS encoding cytochrome c maturation protein CcmE produces the protein MQKKKNSRTVYIVALALFLVGFGTLLMAGLKQNSIYFLNVSEALAMPAEDIQQIRLFGTVAGDGLVFDPQHMGVRFMLADSDDASQRIPVQYRGVVPDLFEPGAEVILEGGYLIQEGVFNAKTLMTKCPSKYEAENRPG, from the coding sequence ATGCAAAAGAAGAAAAATTCGCGCACCGTTTACATCGTGGCCCTGGCTCTCTTTCTGGTCGGCTTTGGGACGTTGTTGATGGCTGGTCTGAAGCAGAACAGCATTTACTTTTTGAATGTCTCCGAGGCATTGGCCATGCCGGCGGAGGATATTCAGCAGATTCGCCTGTTCGGGACCGTGGCCGGGGACGGCCTGGTTTTTGATCCCCAGCATATGGGGGTCCGGTTTATGCTGGCGGACAGCGACGATGCGTCGCAACGCATCCCGGTCCAGTACCGGGGCGTGGTCCCGGATCTGTTCGAGCCCGGGGCCGAGGTGATTCTGGAAGGCGGATACCTGATTCAGGAAGGGGTCTTCAACGCCAAGACCCTGATGACCAAGTGTCCTTCGAAGTACGAGGCCGAGAACCGGCCCGGATGA
- a CDS encoding HDOD domain-containing protein, with the protein MKHAIDLPTSDELKRVITLEGSRLPSFPQAALKFLEMVGDEDVSVKDMARVIESDPGIAAKVLAMVNAAGFGLRRKISTLTEALVFLGIDEIRKLCIGMTVFQGLFATSSLGTFGRIHFWRHSLSVAVLSMELAKKLQFPNPEEAYVAGLLHDVGKIFLDLQGHRDYGDFLHDAGSIQEPIVDLERKILGLGHDDVGAYFCSLWGLPESIILPVKYHHQRFPAEDLPTDQSLLISIVALSNFICWTQGVGSFESETICPPVLAPEIERFVDLDKIDVIARIRAMNSEMERISEFYRFVFPTPGEIQESMLWMSFSLARVNTRLAHRDVTQTTHDYRQVSGNVALHDVGFAFGKSLAQAGTAREVMDIVMFHIGSFFEPMHWAILLKDSKSEGVIFSAVEGLNKERLQGLRVPKGKGLSGYLAERDMPLISENIFQDAHLAGRMGLYVDFEPLSCMGTLLKINQKFFGVVELVNKMNGLPYTPEELKILESITEQASMAIERLSYQQSLRKMATTDSLTGLKNRCSLERMLSNRDLVLRQYGHDLSIMIIDIDRFKRINEMKGRKAADEILKQVAGILRSAFRKSDNVFRYEGDKFIALLPGTDRQAADQARMRMLKSFDALKGDMGVTISIFVHSVKSDHARGLITFLEERLAQDKAVLECTPDASVEAELQPLLEQETAQQPERKRIYRKKVRLDGVFERPSANSYGNILVEELALTEIGFRVTTGPLNIKPGDFLEVSFRLDDTLHSLIERRVVVRSVQGEQVDAEFYNPPPYAKDLGFYLLA; encoded by the coding sequence ATGAAACACGCTATAGACCTGCCCACATCAGATGAATTGAAACGAGTCATCACGCTGGAAGGCAGCAGGCTGCCCAGCTTTCCCCAGGCAGCCTTGAAGTTTCTGGAGATGGTCGGGGACGAGGATGTTTCCGTGAAGGACATGGCCCGGGTGATCGAATCTGATCCCGGGATTGCCGCCAAGGTGCTGGCGATGGTGAATGCCGCGGGGTTTGGTCTCCGGCGGAAGATCTCCACGCTGACCGAAGCTCTGGTTTTTCTTGGAATTGATGAGATCAGAAAATTGTGCATCGGGATGACCGTCTTTCAGGGCCTGTTCGCGACATCCAGCTTAGGAACGTTCGGCCGGATCCATTTCTGGCGGCATTCCCTGTCCGTGGCCGTACTTTCCATGGAGCTCGCAAAGAAACTTCAGTTTCCAAACCCTGAAGAAGCATATGTCGCCGGTCTCCTGCACGACGTGGGCAAAATCTTTCTCGATCTTCAAGGTCACAGGGATTACGGTGACTTTCTTCATGATGCCGGCTCCATCCAGGAGCCGATCGTCGATCTGGAACGGAAAATCCTCGGCCTTGGACATGACGACGTGGGGGCTTACTTTTGTTCCCTCTGGGGCTTGCCCGAGAGCATCATCCTGCCGGTGAAGTACCATCACCAGCGTTTCCCGGCCGAGGACCTGCCCACTGATCAGTCGTTGCTCATCTCCATCGTGGCCCTCTCGAACTTCATCTGCTGGACCCAGGGCGTTGGGTCCTTTGAGAGTGAGACGATCTGCCCTCCGGTGCTGGCTCCTGAAATCGAGCGGTTTGTCGACTTGGACAAGATCGACGTCATTGCCAGGATCAGGGCCATGAACAGCGAAATGGAACGAATTTCCGAGTTCTACCGGTTCGTGTTTCCAACCCCCGGTGAAATCCAGGAGAGCATGCTCTGGATGAGCTTCAGTCTCGCCAGGGTGAATACCAGGCTCGCGCATCGGGACGTCACTCAAACTACACATGACTATCGCCAGGTAAGCGGGAACGTCGCCCTCCACGATGTGGGGTTTGCTTTCGGCAAGTCCCTGGCACAGGCCGGAACCGCCAGGGAGGTCATGGATATCGTTATGTTTCATATCGGGTCCTTTTTTGAACCAATGCACTGGGCCATACTGCTCAAGGATTCGAAGAGCGAGGGCGTGATCTTCAGCGCCGTGGAGGGGCTGAACAAGGAACGACTCCAGGGACTCAGAGTGCCCAAAGGCAAAGGGCTGTCCGGGTATCTCGCGGAACGGGATATGCCCTTGATCTCCGAGAATATATTTCAGGACGCCCACTTGGCCGGGCGCATGGGGCTGTATGTTGATTTTGAACCGCTGTCCTGCATGGGGACCTTGCTCAAAATCAATCAAAAGTTTTTTGGTGTTGTCGAGCTTGTCAATAAAATGAATGGATTGCCGTACACCCCGGAAGAATTGAAAATACTGGAATCCATTACAGAACAGGCATCCATGGCCATCGAAAGGCTTTCCTACCAGCAGTCGTTGCGGAAAATGGCCACGACGGATTCCTTGACCGGGCTGAAAAACAGGTGCTCCTTGGAGCGGATGTTGAGCAACAGGGATCTGGTGCTGCGACAGTATGGCCATGACCTTTCCATCATGATCATTGACATCGACAGGTTCAAGCGGATCAACGAAATGAAGGGGCGTAAGGCTGCCGATGAAATCCTGAAACAGGTTGCCGGTATTCTTCGGTCGGCCTTCAGGAAGTCAGACAATGTCTTCCGCTACGAGGGCGACAAGTTCATCGCCCTGCTGCCCGGAACCGACAGGCAGGCGGCGGATCAAGCCAGAATGCGGATGCTCAAGTCCTTTGATGCGCTTAAAGGCGACATGGGTGTAACCATCAGCATTTTTGTCCATTCCGTGAAATCGGATCATGCCCGAGGGCTGATCACCTTTCTTGAAGAACGTCTTGCCCAGGACAAAGCCGTGTTGGAATGCACGCCCGATGCTTCCGTGGAAGCGGAACTCCAGCCCTTGCTTGAACAGGAAACAGCGCAACAGCCGGAAAGAAAAAGGATCTACCGGAAAAAAGTCCGCCTGGACGGTGTTTTCGAGCGCCCTTCGGCCAATAGCTACGGAAACATCCTGGTTGAAGAGCTCGCCCTGACCGAAATCGGTTTTCGGGTGACAACAGGACCACTCAATATCAAACCCGGTGACTTTCTCGAAGTCTCCTTTCGTCTGGACGATACGCTACACTCTTTGATTGAGCGACGTGTCGTCGTCAGAAGCGTCCAGGGTGAGCAGGTGGACGCGGAATTCTACAACCCCCCACCATATGCAAAGGATCTAGGCTTTTACCTCTTGGCCTGA
- a CDS encoding type II toxin-antitoxin system Phd/YefM family antitoxin, which yields MLVVNMFEAKTTLSKLVEAIESGKESEVIIARHGTPVARLVPIPSQPVAKRIEIARGEFIGAG from the coding sequence ATGCTCGTCGTGAACATGTTCGAGGCCAAGACGACGCTTTCCAAGTTGGTTGAGGCCATTGAAAGCGGAAAGGAAAGCGAGGTGATCATCGCCCGTCACGGTACTCCGGTGGCCAGGCTGGTCCCGATTCCCAGTCAGCCGGTCGCCAAAAGAATTGAAATAGCCAGGGGGGAGTTCATTGGTGCCGGATGA
- a CDS encoding polysaccharide biosynthesis protein, producing the protein MFHQFKNPKLYVMFLTDGLLFALAMVLGYLIRFDFHVDDIYQAQMIHLVMIALPLKLAVFTIFGLYRGMWRYTGLGDLWHVVQAALISSLLLVALMFTWNRLEGYPRTVFVLDAAFTMLFAGGLRMVIRSGYTMQGSIRNFPWCVPLRRTPKGKRVLILGAGDAGEKILREIVENPDLDHHVLGFLDDDPGKRGRTLHGVPVLEEIAMLPYVVEKLAPDELLIALPSVSGTRMRSIVELCKQVGIPFKTLPVIGEIIDGKVSVRSLREVNFQDLLGRPSVILDNDGIRGILAGRTILVTGCGGSIGSELCRQIIRYAPKRLILLDSGETNLYAIQMELEHEHRFTAYVPVLGQVQDEALMEEVFTAYAPEVVFHAAAYKHVPMLENNPWQAVSTNIVGSKVVMEKSLAHGVQRFVLVSTDKAVRPTNVMGASKRVAELLLRGIQNGRTRFMAVRFGNVVGSSGSVIPLFRRQIELGGPVTVTHPEMIRYFMTIPESVQLILQSATLGKGGEIFVLDMGTPVRILDMARDLIRLSGKEPDVDIPIVITGPREGEKLFEELIIETEGVDSTSHEKIMVLREDGQNGETEDWNVRLAALYGLLDQLETAAGRHDAVAIKDILGHVVPEYKAQCGRPVFPSEGLEEKTASVPEMRTAKESPKESPEESLTESLRDLRESLKVTA; encoded by the coding sequence ATGTTTCACCAGTTCAAAAATCCCAAACTCTACGTCATGTTCCTGACCGACGGCCTGTTGTTCGCCCTGGCCATGGTCCTGGGCTATCTGATTCGTTTCGATTTTCATGTTGACGACATCTACCAGGCGCAGATGATTCACCTGGTGATGATCGCCCTTCCGCTGAAGCTGGCGGTGTTCACAATCTTCGGGTTGTACCGGGGCATGTGGCGGTACACGGGATTGGGCGATTTGTGGCACGTGGTCCAGGCGGCATTGATCAGCAGTTTGCTCCTGGTGGCCCTGATGTTCACCTGGAACCGCCTGGAAGGGTACCCGCGCACGGTGTTCGTGCTGGACGCGGCTTTCACCATGCTTTTTGCCGGAGGGCTGCGGATGGTGATCCGGTCCGGTTACACCATGCAGGGCAGCATTCGCAATTTTCCCTGGTGTGTCCCTCTGCGGCGTACGCCCAAGGGCAAGCGGGTGCTGATCCTGGGGGCCGGGGACGCCGGGGAGAAGATTCTGCGGGAGATAGTGGAAAATCCGGACCTGGATCATCACGTGCTGGGCTTTCTGGACGACGATCCGGGCAAGCGGGGACGAACCCTGCACGGGGTTCCGGTACTGGAAGAAATCGCCATGCTGCCGTACGTGGTGGAAAAGTTGGCGCCGGACGAACTGCTGATCGCCCTGCCTTCGGTCAGCGGCACCCGGATGCGCTCCATCGTCGAGTTGTGCAAACAGGTGGGCATCCCCTTCAAGACGTTGCCGGTGATCGGGGAAATCATTGACGGCAAGGTCAGTGTGCGTTCCCTGCGGGAGGTCAATTTTCAAGACCTGCTGGGTCGACCGTCCGTTATCTTGGACAATGACGGCATCCGCGGGATACTGGCCGGGAGGACCATCCTGGTCACGGGATGCGGAGGGTCCATCGGCTCGGAACTGTGTCGACAGATCATTCGCTACGCGCCCAAGAGACTGATCCTCCTGGATTCCGGCGAGACCAACCTCTACGCCATTCAGATGGAACTGGAGCACGAGCATCGTTTCACGGCCTATGTCCCGGTGTTGGGGCAGGTGCAGGACGAGGCCCTGATGGAGGAAGTGTTCACCGCTTACGCCCCGGAGGTGGTCTTCCACGCGGCGGCCTACAAGCATGTGCCCATGTTGGAGAACAACCCCTGGCAAGCGGTGTCGACGAACATCGTCGGCAGCAAGGTGGTCATGGAGAAGTCCCTGGCCCACGGGGTCCAGCGTTTCGTGCTTGTCTCCACGGACAAGGCGGTGCGGCCCACCAACGTAATGGGGGCCAGCAAGCGGGTGGCCGAGCTGCTGCTGCGGGGCATCCAGAACGGGCGGACCCGGTTCATGGCCGTGCGCTTCGGAAACGTGGTGGGGTCGTCCGGCTCGGTGATTCCCCTTTTCCGCCGCCAGATCGAACTGGGCGGGCCGGTGACCGTGACCCATCCGGAAATGATCCGCTACTTCATGACCATTCCCGAGTCCGTGCAGTTGATTCTGCAAAGCGCGACCCTGGGCAAGGGCGGGGAGATTTTCGTCCTGGACATGGGCACGCCGGTGCGCATCCTGGACATGGCCCGGGATCTGATCCGGCTTTCCGGAAAAGAACCGGACGTGGACATCCCCATCGTGATTACCGGCCCCAGGGAGGGGGAGAAGCTCTTTGAGGAATTGATCATCGAAACCGAGGGCGTGGACAGCACCAGTCACGAGAAAATCATGGTCCTGCGCGAAGACGGTCAAAACGGCGAGACCGAGGACTGGAACGTTCGGCTGGCGGCTCTGTACGGATTGCTGGATCAGCTCGAGACCGCGGCAGGACGGCACGACGCCGTTGCGATCAAGGACATCCTCGGTCACGTCGTCCCGGAGTACAAGGCCCAGTGCGGGCGCCCGGTGTTTCCCTCCGAAGGTTTGGAGGAAAAGACCGCTTCGGTGCCGGAGATGAGGACCGCCAAGGAAAGCCCAAAGGAAAGCCCAGAGGAAAGTCTGACCGAAAGCCTGAGAGACCTGAGGGAAAGTCTGAAGGTGACGGCATGA